The Clostridia bacterium genomic sequence TAAAGCTGTCGAAGAAAAGGGCAAAACCAAAACCGTTCAGTTTGGCTTAAAGCTGACCAAATTCTTAAGAAAGCTCGGCATTGACATCCGTAAAAAGATTTTTGCAGAAATTCACGAATCCTTAGGCGGAAATTTAAAGGTAATGATTAGCGGTGCATCTGCATTGGACTCTGAAATTTCCGATTTCTTCAACGGTATCGGCATTGATATGATTCAGGGCTACGGTCTGACCGAAACCGCTCCTGTGCTTTCAGCAGAGCGCCCCGGTCAGCTGAAGAGAGGCTCTATCGGCTACGCGATGCACGACGTAACCTTAGACATTGCAGGCAAAGACGAAAAAGGCATCGGTGAAATTATTGCCAAGGGGCCGAACGTGATGCTGGGCTATTATGAAAATGAAGAAGCGACCCGGGAAGTCCTCAAAGACGGCTGGTTCTACACCGGTGACATGGGTTATATGGACAAAGACGGCTATGTGTTCATTACCGGCAGAAAGAAAAATGTAATTGTATTAAACAACGGTAAAAACGTGTTCCCCGAAGAATTAGAACAGCTCTTGGATGCTTTAGACGGGGTAAACGAAAGCCTTGTGTACGTAAAAGAAGAGGGTGGCAAAGAAAGACTTTGCGCAAAAATCGTGTACGATAAAGACCTGTTTGATAGCGAAGAAAAGGCGTACGCCGCCATCGAACCGCAAATCAAAAAGGTGAACGAAACCCTGGTGGATTACAAGCAAATCCGCGATTTCCATGTAACCGACAAAGCCATGGAAAAAACCACCACCGCAAAAGTGAAGCGTAACGTAGAGCTTGCTAAATTATAATTGACGGGATATAAAAAAAGTCCGAACCGCAAAAGCACGGGGACTTAATGGACGAAAACAGTTCAGAATTATAGTTTAATAAACTAAATGCAGGAAAGCCACGCGAGGAGTGGCTTTCCCTTTTATTTGATGCTCTTTTGCTAACAAACCTCGCCCGCGATATACCTATGTATAATCGCGGATTTACCCTTTCAGGTTCGGTTTGTCCATTTCAAACATTTTTTCCTGTCCCTTTGTAAGGGACTAAATAAAATGACGGCTCTTTTAAAAAAATAGTAGACAAAACGAGAAAAATGTATTAAAATAGTAAAGATGAAAAGAGGTGAGATTTTTGAGCACAAAACGATTGTACGCCAAAGGCGTAAAAGACGGCATTCCGGTGGGGCTTGGCTATTTTGCGGTGTCCTTTGCATTGGGTATTACCGCCAAAAACGCAGGGCTTACGGCGTTGCAGGCAATGCTGACCAGTCTTACGGTAAACGCATCGGCAGGTGAGTATGCAGGCTTTACCCTGATTTTGGCAGGCGCAAGTTACCTGGAGCTTGCGTTGATGATGTTCGTGGCAAACGCCAGATATCTTTTAATGAGTTGTGCTTTAAGTCAGAAAATCTCGCCCGAAACCTCCATATGGCATCGACTATTGGTTTCTTTTCATATTACCGACGAGATTTTTGCCCTGGACATGAACTGTCCCGGTAAGCTCAATCCCATATATTCTTACGGGGTTGTAACCACTGCCGCACCGGGCTGGGCGATTGGAACATATCTGGGTGTTGTGATGGGCAATGTCCTGCCGCCAAACATCGTAAGTGCCTTAAGTGTCGGGCTTTACGGCATGTTTCTTGCTATCATCATTCCGCCTGCGCGCAAGGACAAAATTGTGCGCGGTGCCGTCCTGGTTTCTATGGCTTTAAGCGGAATTGCCGCGTATTCCGGCTTAAGCAAGGTGCTGTCCGAGGGTACGGTTATTATTTTACTGACTGTGGTGATTTCAGCGGTGTTTGCATGGCTTTTCCCGTTAAAGGAGGGCAAAGAAGATGAAAAATAATATCTGGATTTATATGCTGATTATGATGCTGGTGACTTACCTGATTCGCGTGTTGCCCATGACCTTAATCCGCAAGGAAATCAAAAATAAATTTATCCGTTCCTTTTTGTATTATGTGCCGTATGTCACTTTAGC encodes the following:
- a CDS encoding AzlC family ABC transporter permease, with amino-acid sequence MSTKRLYAKGVKDGIPVGLGYFAVSFALGITAKNAGLTALQAMLTSLTVNASAGEYAGFTLILAGASYLELALMMFVANARYLLMSCALSQKISPETSIWHRLLVSFHITDEIFALDMNCPGKLNPIYSYGVVTTAAPGWAIGTYLGVVMGNVLPPNIVSALSVGLYGMFLAIIIPPARKDKIVRGAVLVSMALSGIAAYSGLSKVLSEGTVIILLTVVISAVFAWLFPLKEGKEDEK
- a CDS encoding AMP-binding protein translates to MRLYFKNVRTLFEHVEKSHKDSIAFTVKLAEDTYREISFGELAEEIRALAAYLTEKGYKPGDKVGVIGVNCYEWAVVFYGTMYAGLVSVPMDNRLFPEEIERLIERSHAKGFFYTRNHRNTMAKFEGIESHCMNGEEAKDGFLKVIAEGKALLEKDRSLCERNPIDENALGILMFTSGTTAESKGVMLSQRNLLSNTVDLCEILDFKGLIYAALIPFHHSFGVGAMTLFMATGVKTVFPEGLRIAKCLNEYKVSLLVGVPAIFNAVRKTIFKAVEEKGKTKTVQFGLKLTKFLRKLGIDIRKKIFAEIHESLGGNLKVMISGASALDSEISDFFNGIGIDMIQGYGLTETAPVLSAERPGQLKRGSIGYAMHDVTLDIAGKDEKGIGEIIAKGPNVMLGYYENEEATREVLKDGWFYTGDMGYMDKDGYVFITGRKKNVIVLNNGKNVFPEELEQLLDALDGVNESLVYVKEEGGKERLCAKIVYDKDLFDSEEKAYAAIEPQIKKVNETLVDYKQIRDFHVTDKAMEKTTTAKVKRNVELAKL